The following proteins come from a genomic window of Gemmatimonas sp.:
- the motA gene encoding flagellar motor stator protein MotA, with the protein MFVIIGLVIVFGSVIGGYVMHHGEVAVLWQPTEFIIIGGAGLGTLIIGNPPAVLKACVAQLLGLLKPNPYGAKAYAELLEVLYEVFQKVRKDGLVGLEAHIEDPEKSDIFQKYPSFLANHHATALLCDTLKVLLTGTVEDHNLADILDVDLEKHHHEQMLAPHAITTVGDAMPGFGIVAAVLGVIITMGSIGGAASEIGEKVAAALVGTFIGILLAYGVFGPIAKAMETRIHAEHDYMLCVRTALLSFARGDAPMTAVEFSRRNIEPHERPSFAELEELTRKRVA; encoded by the coding sequence GTGTTCGTCATCATCGGTCTGGTGATCGTCTTCGGCTCAGTCATCGGTGGCTACGTCATGCACCATGGCGAAGTCGCGGTGCTCTGGCAGCCGACCGAGTTCATCATTATCGGCGGCGCAGGGCTCGGGACGCTCATCATTGGCAACCCACCAGCGGTGCTGAAAGCATGCGTGGCGCAGCTGCTCGGACTGCTCAAGCCCAACCCGTATGGCGCCAAGGCGTACGCGGAATTGCTGGAGGTACTCTACGAGGTCTTCCAGAAAGTGCGCAAGGACGGCCTGGTGGGGCTGGAAGCGCACATCGAGGACCCCGAGAAGAGCGACATCTTCCAGAAGTATCCGTCCTTCCTGGCCAATCACCACGCCACGGCGCTGCTTTGCGATACGCTGAAGGTGCTGCTGACCGGCACGGTGGAGGACCATAACCTCGCGGACATTCTGGATGTCGATCTGGAAAAGCATCACCACGAGCAGATGCTGGCGCCGCACGCCATCACCACCGTGGGCGATGCCATGCCGGGGTTCGGCATCGTCGCTGCCGTCCTCGGCGTCATCATCACGATGGGCTCGATCGGCGGCGCTGCCTCCGAGATCGGTGAGAAGGTGGCCGCGGCGCTCGTGGGCACGTTCATCGGCATCCTGCTGGCGTACGGCGTGTTCGGTCCCATCGCCAAGGCCATGGAAACGCGCATCCACGCAGAGCACGACTACATGCTGTGCGTCCGCACGGCGCTGCTGTCGTTTGCGCGTGGCGATGCGCCCATGACGGCGGTGGAGTTCTCGCGCCGCAACATCGAGCCCCATGAGCGGCCCAGCTTCGCCGAGCTCGAGGAACTCACGCGCAAGAGAGTGGCCTGA
- a CDS encoding ABC transporter ATP-binding protein yields MIDVSGYTKLYGDTVAVQSLSFQVAPGDVLGLVGPNGAGKTTTLRALAGILQPTSGRIAIDGIDLQRDPVAAKARLAFIPDEPQLFDYLTVTEHLQFVARLYGVHDAAPQIPRLLEELELTGKRDALPPELSRGMKQKLAIACGLLHRPAALLLDEPLTGLDPVGIRRMKETITARAREGTAVILSSHLLHLVEELCTRLLVIRRGQMVALGTIAEIVAERPALAGRTLEEIFIALTGDTASTDLSAA; encoded by the coding sequence GTGATCGACGTTTCCGGGTACACGAAGCTCTACGGCGACACCGTGGCGGTGCAGTCGCTTTCGTTTCAGGTGGCACCCGGAGATGTGCTGGGGCTGGTGGGGCCAAACGGTGCCGGCAAGACCACCACCTTGCGCGCCCTGGCGGGCATCCTGCAGCCCACCTCGGGGCGCATCGCCATCGACGGCATCGACCTGCAGCGTGATCCCGTGGCCGCCAAGGCCCGCCTCGCGTTCATCCCTGATGAACCGCAGCTGTTCGACTACCTCACCGTGACCGAACACCTGCAGTTCGTGGCGCGCCTCTACGGCGTACACGACGCGGCGCCGCAAATTCCGCGGCTGCTCGAGGAACTCGAACTCACCGGCAAGCGCGATGCCCTCCCGCCCGAGCTGTCGCGCGGCATGAAGCAGAAGCTGGCGATCGCCTGCGGCCTGCTGCATCGGCCGGCCGCGCTGCTGCTCGACGAACCACTCACCGGCCTCGACCCCGTGGGCATTCGTCGCATGAAGGAGACCATCACGGCGCGGGCGCGCGAAGGCACGGCCGTCATTCTCAGCTCCCACCTCCTGCACCTGGTCGAGGAGCTCTGCACGCGCCTCCTCGTCATCCGACGCGGGCAAATGGTCGCACTGGGCACCATCGCCGAGATCGTCGCCGAACGCCCTGCACTGGCCGGCCGCACGCTGGAGGAGATCTTCATCGCGCTCACCGGCGATACCGCGAGCACCGACCTCTCCGCCGCGTGA
- a CDS encoding HDOD domain-containing protein produces MPSTTVDVTTPTPVQQVFVARQPIFDAQDTRVAYELLYRATREATHAHEGPPSQPLMCGDTALHAMLSIGLERLAGGTTAFVNMTEEHLLGGLHKIFDPRTVVLELLETIDGTPAVVAACEAAVAEGYTLALDDYDGRASLDVLLPFATIVKVDVLDRDPQALAPMIRGLLARGLVVLAERVESHEMLSAMRALGCTLFQGYVYSRPETLGGRTVNVHQAAIFQIMALLNKPETPEAALDEAFRSHPSLSLSLLRLVNSASFGGRGVDSIPYALRVVGREALSRWMLVMLAVSVSSRSAVAHEAVLQALVRGRFCELVTARGANGDPGPRFLVGLLSRMDTLLGLPMDQVLDRLPVSDDVRAALLNRTGVHAETLRLADAYDSGDWAVVDSLGGDAALSALYTEAVLWAHDRLSPEMPS; encoded by the coding sequence ATGCCGTCCACCACCGTCGACGTGACGACGCCCACCCCGGTACAGCAGGTCTTTGTTGCCCGCCAGCCGATCTTCGACGCCCAGGACACCCGCGTAGCCTACGAACTGCTGTACCGGGCTACCCGCGAGGCGACGCACGCTCACGAGGGTCCGCCGTCCCAGCCCCTCATGTGCGGGGATACCGCCCTCCACGCGATGCTGTCCATCGGCCTGGAGCGACTGGCGGGGGGAACGACGGCCTTCGTGAACATGACCGAAGAGCACCTGCTGGGAGGACTGCACAAGATTTTCGACCCGCGCACGGTGGTGCTCGAATTGCTGGAAACGATCGACGGGACGCCGGCCGTTGTGGCGGCCTGCGAGGCAGCGGTGGCCGAGGGGTACACCCTGGCGCTCGATGACTACGACGGACGGGCGTCCCTGGACGTCCTGTTGCCATTCGCGACGATCGTGAAGGTGGACGTGCTGGACCGCGACCCGCAGGCGCTGGCCCCCATGATCCGGGGCCTGCTGGCGCGCGGCCTCGTGGTGCTGGCGGAACGGGTGGAGTCGCACGAGATGCTGTCGGCGATGCGCGCACTGGGGTGCACGCTCTTTCAGGGGTACGTGTACAGTCGGCCGGAGACGCTCGGAGGGCGCACCGTCAACGTGCACCAGGCGGCGATCTTCCAGATCATGGCCTTGCTGAACAAGCCGGAGACCCCCGAAGCGGCGCTGGACGAGGCGTTTCGTAGTCACCCGTCGCTCTCCCTGTCGCTCCTGCGCCTCGTCAACTCGGCGTCGTTCGGCGGGCGGGGGGTGGACTCCATTCCCTATGCCCTCCGCGTCGTGGGCCGTGAGGCGCTGTCGCGCTGGATGCTCGTCATGCTGGCGGTGAGCGTCAGCAGCCGCAGCGCCGTGGCCCATGAGGCCGTCCTGCAGGCCCTCGTGCGCGGACGGTTCTGCGAATTGGTCACGGCGCGCGGTGCCAACGGCGACCCTGGACCGCGCTTCCTGGTGGGGTTGCTCAGCCGCATGGATACGCTGCTGGGCCTCCCCATGGATCAGGTGCTCGACCGCCTGCCGGTGAGCGACGACGTACGCGCGGCGCTCCTGAACCGGACGGGAGTCCATGCCGAGACGCTCCGTCTGGCCGACGCCTACGACAGCGGCGACTGGGCGGTCGTGGACTCGCTCGGCGGGGATGCGGCGCTCTCCGCGTTGTATACGGAGGCGGTGCTCTGGGCGCACGACCGCCTGTCGCCGGAGATGCCGTCGTAA
- a CDS encoding flagellar basal body P-ring protein FlgI, with product MNTLLLRSRRVRVVAHDTVRLLRTVAAAIALLLLMPSLAVAQNDVKIRDLTQAEGALPVRLVGYGLAVGLDNTGDRAIGGQTGGPTVQSVINILRRFNVEVPADLIRMRNVAAVLVTAEVSPFLRAGGRFEVQVSSMGDARSLKGGTLFMTPLVADPSGPPLASAQGALLISQGGSTTRYAPTHETAARIPTGGVLEADLPRPTIGATSRLLLREPDLGLASRIATAINGAMGEKTAIVEDEGAVIVTLADSLAKPVAMARIRDLAVAPEARPRIIIDGRDGTVVAGGDMVVGAATVSHGAITLAIGALEPNDTAAIPGSVRLPAGIPVQRVASALHAVQTPASEIAAIFAALREVGALTAEIIVR from the coding sequence GTGAACACGTTGCTGCTCCGCTCGCGCAGGGTCCGCGTTGTGGCCCACGACACCGTCCGCCTGCTCCGCACCGTCGCTGCGGCCATCGCCCTGCTGCTCCTCATGCCGTCGCTCGCGGTCGCGCAGAACGACGTCAAGATCCGGGACCTGACGCAGGCCGAGGGGGCCCTGCCGGTGCGCCTGGTGGGGTATGGGCTCGCCGTGGGGCTCGACAACACCGGTGACCGGGCCATCGGGGGACAGACCGGCGGCCCCACGGTGCAGAGCGTCATCAACATCCTCCGCCGCTTCAACGTGGAAGTCCCTGCCGACCTCATTCGCATGCGCAACGTCGCGGCAGTGCTCGTGACGGCCGAGGTGTCCCCGTTCCTCCGCGCCGGGGGACGCTTCGAAGTGCAGGTGTCCAGCATGGGGGATGCGCGATCACTCAAGGGCGGCACGTTGTTCATGACGCCGCTGGTGGCCGACCCGAGCGGGCCGCCACTCGCGAGCGCACAGGGGGCCCTCCTCATCAGTCAGGGCGGCAGCACCACGCGCTACGCGCCGACGCACGAGACCGCCGCGCGAATTCCCACGGGCGGTGTCCTCGAGGCCGACCTCCCGCGTCCGACCATCGGCGCCACCTCGCGGCTCCTGCTGCGTGAACCCGATCTTGGGCTGGCCAGCCGCATTGCCACGGCGATCAACGGCGCGATGGGGGAGAAGACCGCGATCGTCGAGGACGAGGGGGCCGTGATCGTCACGCTCGCCGACTCCCTGGCCAAGCCGGTCGCCATGGCCAGGATCCGGGATCTCGCCGTGGCCCCGGAGGCGCGCCCCCGCATCATCATCGACGGGCGCGACGGCACCGTGGTCGCGGGCGGCGATATGGTGGTGGGCGCCGCTACAGTCAGTCACGGGGCCATTACGCTCGCCATCGGCGCCCTCGAGCCCAACGACACGGCCGCCATTCCGGGTAGCGTTCGCCTCCCCGCCGGCATCCCCGTCCAGCGCGTCGCCTCGGCCCTGCACGCCGTCCAGACCCCCGCCAGCGAGATCGCGGCCATCTTCGCCGCCCTGCGTGAAGTGGGCGCCCTGACCGCGGAGATCATCGTCCGGTGA
- a CDS encoding putative ABC exporter domain-containing protein, which produces MIDERERHPAPAAALLFLYARSFMNRVRSQAARIRNPRYIIAVVLGVLYLYWALFRNTQANGTSLTQLLRSDSTVVLVSTLVLLSSARWWIFGADRSVLAFTLPEVQFLFPAPISRRGLVHTKLLRMQLAIFVNTIVFSVIFRGNASDLATWERALGWWLLFSTLSMHRVGASIVRASAVEHGRAGWRRVLVPATIFAGLVGAVVYGIVTAIPELRGAGDGGIMEIVRTLTDALQSPIPAAALFPVRLLIDPIVRAGTPAWSLALLWGGLIALGHYLWLVRLDTAFEEAALEATQHRAERLERFRASQMGQARSRKGKLVSVPALALHGRPEVAIAWKNVAAALRGGSWKSQLIAFVVGLSVLAVVTRQASPRAGDAFMGVAIGWGAMLLFIGPLWMRFDLRLDLPRLAVLKTYPLDGWRIVAAEIAAVTILHSITIWALLLVPVVMFLQDPGLLVQSGATAPMLVSVMVGVPAFNALMFTIQNGTALLFPAWVRLGTESRGFETMGQNLLTTAATTLVAAVALVFPVGAGALVLWLANDWGGWSVLAGTMVAATIIAVELWPVLHWLGTVFEQTDVNEVAPAA; this is translated from the coding sequence GTGATCGACGAGCGCGAGCGTCACCCCGCTCCCGCGGCGGCCCTGCTGTTCCTGTATGCACGCAGCTTCATGAACCGGGTGCGCTCCCAGGCGGCGCGAATCCGGAACCCGCGCTACATCATCGCCGTCGTACTCGGCGTGCTGTATCTGTACTGGGCGCTCTTTCGCAACACGCAGGCAAACGGGACGTCGCTCACGCAGCTGCTGCGTTCCGACAGCACGGTGGTCCTCGTGAGTACCCTGGTACTGCTGTCGTCGGCGCGCTGGTGGATCTTTGGCGCCGATCGCAGTGTGCTCGCCTTCACGCTGCCCGAAGTGCAGTTCCTGTTCCCCGCCCCCATCAGCCGGCGTGGTCTCGTACACACGAAGCTGCTGCGCATGCAGCTGGCCATCTTCGTGAACACGATCGTCTTCAGCGTCATCTTCCGCGGCAACGCCAGTGACCTGGCCACCTGGGAGCGCGCGCTGGGGTGGTGGCTGCTCTTCTCCACGCTCTCCATGCACCGCGTGGGGGCGTCGATCGTGCGCGCGAGCGCCGTCGAGCACGGCCGTGCCGGGTGGCGACGTGTGCTGGTTCCCGCCACCATCTTCGCGGGACTCGTCGGTGCCGTGGTCTACGGGATCGTGACGGCCATCCCCGAACTGCGTGGTGCCGGCGATGGCGGCATCATGGAGATCGTGCGGACACTCACCGACGCGCTGCAGTCGCCCATTCCGGCGGCTGCCCTGTTTCCGGTACGCCTGCTCATCGACCCCATCGTACGCGCCGGCACGCCCGCGTGGTCACTGGCGCTCCTCTGGGGTGGGCTCATCGCGCTGGGGCATTATCTGTGGCTCGTGCGTCTCGATACCGCCTTCGAGGAGGCGGCGCTGGAGGCCACACAGCACCGGGCCGAACGGCTGGAGCGATTCCGCGCGTCGCAAATGGGGCAGGCGCGATCCCGAAAGGGCAAGCTGGTCTCGGTACCTGCGCTCGCGCTGCATGGACGTCCGGAAGTGGCGATCGCCTGGAAGAATGTCGCGGCAGCGCTGCGCGGTGGCTCCTGGAAGAGCCAACTGATCGCGTTCGTGGTCGGGCTGTCCGTGCTCGCCGTGGTCACCCGTCAGGCGTCGCCGCGCGCCGGTGATGCCTTCATGGGGGTGGCCATCGGGTGGGGCGCCATGCTGCTGTTCATTGGCCCCCTCTGGATGCGCTTCGATCTGCGGCTCGACCTCCCGCGGCTCGCCGTCCTCAAGACCTACCCGCTCGACGGGTGGCGCATTGTCGCGGCCGAAATCGCGGCCGTGACCATCCTGCACTCCATCACCATCTGGGCGTTGCTGCTGGTGCCGGTGGTCATGTTCCTGCAGGACCCGGGATTGCTGGTGCAAAGCGGCGCCACCGCGCCCATGCTCGTCTCCGTCATGGTGGGCGTGCCGGCGTTCAACGCGCTCATGTTCACAATCCAGAACGGTACGGCGCTGTTGTTCCCTGCCTGGGTACGCCTCGGCACCGAAAGTCGCGGCTTCGAAACCATGGGCCAGAACCTGCTCACCACCGCGGCGACCACGCTGGTGGCCGCGGTCGCGCTGGTCTTTCCGGTGGGCGCCGGCGCACTCGTGCTCTGGCTGGCCAACGACTGGGGCGGCTGGTCAGTCCTCGCCGGCACGATGGTCGCGGCAACGATCATCGCCGTGGAGCTGTGGCCCGTCCTGCACTGGCTGGGCACGGTGTTCGAGCAGACGGATGTGAACGAGGTGGCGCCGGCCGCCTGA
- a CDS encoding rod-binding protein, translating to MTDPVRPRASLVTVTPPVAPPIPPATDRALRETAKQLEGLFVQQLFKAMRETVPQQDGIVSANAGEDMFTGLMDQHLAAETPNQWEGGLAESVYRQLRGRVAATPSSSTSSSTNR from the coding sequence GTGACCGATCCCGTACGCCCCCGGGCCTCCCTGGTGACGGTCACGCCCCCGGTGGCGCCCCCCATTCCCCCGGCGACCGATCGTGCACTGCGCGAGACCGCCAAGCAGCTCGAGGGGCTGTTCGTCCAACAGCTCTTCAAGGCGATGCGTGAAACCGTTCCCCAGCAAGACGGCATCGTTTCGGCCAACGCCGGCGAAGACATGTTCACGGGACTGATGGATCAGCATCTGGCTGCCGAGACTCCCAACCAATGGGAGGGCGGGCTCGCCGAGTCCGTGTATCGCCAACTGCGTGGCCGCGTGGCGGCCACCCCGTCCTCATCGACTTCCAGTTCCACGAATCGCTGA
- a CDS encoding carbon storage regulator: MLILGRREGDSILIDGGIRIVVVSCDRGGVRLGIEAPADVKILRGEIAQQVAQQNQRAASGSAAGAWLATLGPPGAAVPPGPSAGPKATA, from the coding sequence ATGCTCATTCTCGGACGCCGCGAGGGCGACTCCATTCTGATCGACGGCGGCATCCGCATCGTGGTCGTCTCGTGCGATCGCGGCGGGGTGCGCCTGGGTATTGAGGCTCCGGCCGACGTCAAGATTCTCCGCGGCGAGATTGCCCAGCAGGTGGCACAGCAGAACCAGCGTGCCGCGAGTGGCTCGGCGGCCGGGGCGTGGCTCGCCACCCTCGGCCCACCGGGTGCCGCAGTACCCCCCGGGCCCTCCGCCGGCCCCAAAGCCACGGCGTAG
- a CDS encoding flagellar protein FlgN — MSPLTMYAQEPAPRAGLQSSALIAALHDALVSERRLLDDLIAQMRRQRAAVGSDDIQGVDDSTFATHRILATLGQARQRRRQLNVLVGGSEEMTLREVEDVLGDLVDDRFREARLHLQQAADTLSREVSMNRRLLREALTSTDQHVQTLVGGSASPATYATEGLVPPGPGAPRGVLVNRRA, encoded by the coding sequence ATGTCGCCCTTGACCATGTATGCCCAGGAACCCGCGCCCCGCGCCGGACTGCAATCCTCGGCGCTGATCGCCGCGCTGCACGACGCGCTGGTCAGTGAACGGCGCCTGCTCGATGATCTCATCGCGCAGATGCGTCGGCAGCGGGCCGCCGTCGGCAGCGACGACATCCAGGGCGTCGACGACAGCACCTTCGCCACGCACCGCATCCTCGCCACGCTGGGGCAGGCGCGACAGCGGCGCCGCCAGCTCAACGTGCTGGTCGGTGGCTCCGAGGAAATGACCCTGCGCGAGGTTGAGGATGTGCTCGGCGACCTGGTGGACGATCGGTTCCGCGAGGCGCGGCTGCACCTGCAGCAGGCCGCCGACACGCTCAGCCGGGAGGTGAGCATGAACCGCCGGCTGCTCCGGGAAGCGCTCACCAGTACCGACCAGCATGTGCAGACGCTCGTCGGCGGATCGGCCAGTCCGGCCACCTACGCCACCGAGGGACTCGTGCCCCCGGGGCCGGGCGCGCCGCGCGGCGTGCTCGTCAATCGCCGGGCCTGA
- the flgK gene encoding flagellar hook-associated protein FlgK, whose translation MNNGLLSIARSALVAHQTALQTIAQNVANAETPGYSRQEAVLAPNTPLRMPYGNVGTGVNVSTVVRKRDLLLDESFRNANGQAGDAGMRRDLMQELEAVFGEPSDAGMSNALDQFWNAWSDLSAQPSSLAARAVVQQRGRQLGQLFNGYDTQLTTLRTSTLERLGNTVERISALATQVADLNVRIVGAESSGNSANDLRDLRDLKLDELSKLAGARALQQPDGSVSVLIGNSLLVDGATAVSVSLQLETPNPLPATPLTDLPVRIQLGNPPDRLFPLAGELKALATVVNSEIPGVRTRLDAMASQLVSAVNTAHSGGFTFTGSAIPGVAAGNFFDPGTLAVPVSAATLKLHSTIIADPSKIAASGNASAPTDNTVAQALSALRTAENTVSFTTPTGATETGSFVGFFRGLVTRVGLQTASANDEATVATTLTDQADLRRQAVSGVSTDEELVKMLRAQQSFQAAAKMIKVAEEMLDTLVNLV comes from the coding sequence ATGAATAACGGCCTCCTCAGCATCGCGCGCTCCGCGCTCGTCGCGCACCAGACTGCCCTCCAGACCATCGCGCAGAATGTCGCGAACGCGGAGACACCGGGCTATTCGCGACAGGAGGCCGTGCTCGCGCCGAACACGCCGCTGCGCATGCCCTACGGGAACGTGGGCACCGGCGTCAACGTGTCCACCGTGGTCCGCAAGCGCGACCTTCTCCTCGACGAGTCCTTCCGAAACGCCAACGGGCAGGCGGGCGATGCCGGGATGCGCCGTGACCTCATGCAGGAGCTCGAGGCGGTCTTTGGCGAACCGAGCGACGCTGGCATGTCCAACGCACTCGACCAGTTCTGGAATGCGTGGAGCGATCTCTCGGCCCAGCCGAGCAGCCTCGCCGCGCGCGCCGTCGTGCAGCAGCGAGGCCGGCAGCTGGGCCAGCTGTTCAATGGCTACGACACGCAGCTCACCACGCTGCGCACGAGCACCCTCGAACGGCTCGGCAACACGGTGGAGCGCATCTCGGCGCTGGCCACCCAGGTGGCCGACCTGAATGTGCGCATCGTGGGCGCAGAGTCGAGCGGCAACAGTGCCAACGACCTGCGGGACCTGCGCGATCTCAAGCTCGACGAGCTTTCGAAGCTCGCGGGCGCGCGAGCGCTGCAGCAGCCCGACGGTTCGGTGTCGGTGCTCATCGGCAACTCCTTGCTCGTGGACGGCGCGACCGCGGTGTCGGTGTCCCTGCAGTTGGAGACCCCCAACCCGCTCCCGGCGACACCGCTCACCGACCTGCCAGTCCGTATTCAACTCGGCAATCCGCCCGACCGGCTGTTCCCGCTGGCCGGGGAGCTGAAGGCCTTGGCCACGGTGGTCAACTCCGAAATCCCCGGCGTGCGCACCCGGCTCGACGCCATGGCCAGCCAGCTGGTGAGCGCCGTGAACACGGCGCACAGCGGGGGCTTCACCTTCACCGGCAGCGCGATCCCCGGCGTCGCGGCCGGCAACTTCTTCGACCCCGGCACCCTGGCCGTGCCGGTCTCGGCCGCCACGCTGAAGCTGCACAGCACGATCATCGCCGACCCGTCGAAGATTGCGGCCTCCGGTAATGCCAGCGCCCCGACCGATAACACGGTCGCGCAGGCGCTCTCGGCGCTGCGCACCGCGGAGAATACCGTCTCCTTCACCACGCCCACCGGCGCCACGGAGACCGGCTCGTTCGTCGGCTTCTTTCGCGGACTCGTGACGCGGGTCGGCCTGCAGACCGCGTCGGCCAACGACGAGGCCACCGTGGCGACGACCCTCACGGATCAGGCCGATCTGCGCCGCCAGGCTGTGAGCGGCGTGAGCACCGACGAGGAGCTCGTGAAGATGCTGCGTGCCCAGCAGTCCTTCCAAGCGGCGGCCAAGATGATCAAGGTAGCGGAAGAGATGCTGGATACGCTCGTCAATCTGGTCTGA
- a CDS encoding flagellar motor protein MotB, with protein MAARGGKKIIIVKKKVVGGGGHHGGSWKVAYADFVTAMMAFFMVMWILGMDEKTKQAVEGYFSNPVGYKKGFGAGSSPLSVGTTPTPIQRTPMRMMLRTTEQRSFEQLRTSILDKLAASDSMKRLNAVVDVQVTREGLRIELVESGRGDVYFPLGSARMNAATMLALQLVGTELAASGHPVVLEGHTDGAKFGQDAAYTNWELSTDRANAARRILQSAGVAPGRVVEVRGYADTHPRVPDDRMAPSNRRISILLPYSQTPESAPSAEAFATQKRDSLVTTLSTPLKKAY; from the coding sequence ATGGCGGCGCGCGGCGGCAAGAAGATCATCATCGTCAAGAAGAAAGTGGTCGGTGGCGGCGGACATCACGGTGGCTCGTGGAAGGTCGCGTACGCCGACTTCGTGACGGCCATGATGGCCTTCTTCATGGTGATGTGGATCCTGGGCATGGACGAGAAGACGAAGCAGGCCGTCGAGGGCTACTTCTCCAACCCCGTCGGCTACAAGAAGGGGTTCGGCGCGGGATCGAGTCCGCTCAGCGTCGGCACGACGCCGACTCCCATCCAGCGGACGCCCATGCGCATGATGCTGCGGACCACCGAGCAGCGCAGCTTCGAGCAGTTGCGCACGTCGATCCTCGACAAGCTGGCCGCCAGCGATTCGATGAAGCGGCTCAATGCCGTGGTGGATGTGCAGGTGACCCGCGAGGGGTTGCGCATCGAGTTGGTGGAATCAGGGCGTGGTGACGTGTATTTCCCGCTCGGCTCGGCGCGCATGAATGCCGCGACCATGCTCGCGCTGCAGCTGGTGGGAACGGAGCTGGCCGCCAGCGGCCATCCAGTGGTGCTGGAGGGACACACCGACGGGGCGAAGTTCGGGCAGGATGCGGCGTACACCAACTGGGAGCTCTCGACCGATCGCGCCAATGCCGCACGCCGCATCCTGCAGTCCGCAGGCGTGGCGCCCGGTCGCGTGGTGGAAGTGCGCGGCTATGCCGACACGCACCCGCGGGTGCCGGATGATCGCATGGCCCCCAGCAACCGCCGCATCTCCATTCTGCTCCCCTATTCCCAAACGCCCGAAAGCGCCCCCAGTGCCGAGGCGTTCGCCACGCAGAAGCGCGACTCGCTGGTCACCACCCTGTCGACGCCGCTCAAGAAAGCGTATTGA
- a CDS encoding DNA recombination protein RmuC: MDILTALLLVAAGALLGALVAWTVTRRVARAEQARALSEAQARARSEETVLREQLARHEAEAALTARHGNVAELLAPIRDTLTRYDDALGQLGRAQAQIAGQIGERLESVVLSGEQLRRETQQLSQALRAPTVRGQWGELQLRRVCELAGMLAYCDFEPQVTVRGDDGALRPDLVVRLPGARRLVVDAKAPLSAYLEASAAADERTRAARLSEHAAQVKNHVQKLSAKRYWAQFPDAPDFVVLFLPGEAFFAAALDADPTLLESALGERVLLATPTTLIALLKAAAYGWRQERVAEEAEQVALLGRELHDRLAVFDDQLTELGKGLQRAVTSYNRALGSLETRVLVTARKLGARAGVESVLAPLAPLDADVRSLGDAHDAQ; this comes from the coding sequence ATGGATATCCTGACCGCACTGTTGTTGGTTGCCGCGGGCGCGCTGCTGGGCGCGCTCGTGGCCTGGACCGTGACCCGGCGCGTGGCCCGGGCGGAGCAGGCGCGTGCGCTGAGTGAGGCCCAGGCCAGGGCGCGGTCGGAGGAAACCGTGCTGCGCGAGCAGCTGGCCCGCCACGAGGCGGAAGCGGCGCTCACGGCGCGCCACGGCAATGTGGCGGAGTTGCTCGCGCCCATTCGCGACACGCTGACGCGCTACGACGATGCGCTCGGACAGCTCGGGCGCGCGCAGGCACAGATCGCCGGACAGATCGGCGAGCGCCTCGAATCGGTCGTGCTCTCCGGTGAGCAGTTGCGGCGCGAAACGCAGCAGCTGTCGCAGGCGCTCCGCGCGCCAACGGTGCGTGGGCAGTGGGGGGAATTGCAGCTCCGTCGAGTGTGCGAGCTGGCCGGCATGCTGGCGTACTGTGACTTCGAACCGCAGGTCACCGTGCGGGGAGACGACGGCGCGCTACGCCCCGATCTCGTCGTGCGATTGCCGGGGGCGCGTCGGCTGGTGGTCGACGCGAAGGCCCCCCTCAGCGCGTATCTGGAGGCGTCGGCTGCTGCCGACGAGCGGACACGTGCGGCGCGGTTGAGCGAGCATGCCGCGCAGGTCAAGAATCACGTGCAGAAGCTCAGCGCGAAGCGTTACTGGGCACAGTTCCCCGACGCGCCCGACTTCGTGGTGCTGTTTCTCCCCGGCGAGGCGTTCTTCGCGGCGGCGCTCGATGCCGACCCGACCCTGCTGGAAAGCGCGCTGGGTGAGCGCGTGCTGTTGGCCACGCCGACGACGCTCATCGCCCTGCTCAAGGCAGCCGCCTACGGATGGCGTCAGGAGCGGGTCGCTGAAGAAGCGGAGCAGGTCGCGCTGTTGGGGCGTGAGCTGCATGATCGCCTGGCCGTGTTTGATGACCAGTTGACGGAACTCGGCAAGGGACTGCAGCGCGCTGTGACGAGCTACAACCGCGCCCTCGGCAGTCTCGAAACGCGGGTGCTGGTGACCGCACGCAAGCTGGGAGCGCGCGCCGGGGTGGAGTCTGTGCTCGCACCACTGGCGCCGCTCGATGCCGACGTGCGTAGCCTCGGGGACGCGCACGACGCACAGTGA